The DNA sequence CTGCTTATTCTTCTGAGTCCGGAATCGGTCTTCGGGGGCTGGCTGGAAGCAACCTTCGGGCTTCGCATCGCCTTCGGATGGTTCGGCGCCGCAGTGGCGGCAGGCATTATCGCCTTTCCCCTGATGGTGCAGACCATGCGCGTTGGCTTCGAGCAGATAGACCCTTCCTGGGAAGAAGCCGGATACGTATACGGCGGTACGCGCGCGGCGGTCTTTCGCCATGTAACGGCCCCTCTTGCGGGCAGGGCCATTGCTGCGGGCATCGTGCTCGCTTTTGCCCGTGCACTGGGCGAATTCGGCGCCACCATTGTACTTGCGGGCAACATTCCGTCCGAAACACGTACGCTTCCATTGGCTATCTTTACCGAAATACACCGTATGGGCGGCGAACTTGCGGTACTGCGTCTGGTCCTGGTGGCAATCCTGTTGTCTGCCGCCAGCCTCACGGTGCATGCCTTGCTGCGTCGCCGTTTGCCGAGCCGGACCGATCGTCCAGGCACTTGACAGACGATCCGGGATTTTTTCGTTCCCCTGCGTCCATCAACTAAAACAATTTATCTGAACACCCCCACACAGGCGGGCAGGTTGTCATGAAAGAATGGCTATCGAACGAGGACCTTGAGCGCATCCGGCAGGCAGTAGCCGAGGCCGAGCGCCTTACTTCGGGCGAAATCGTCCCGTATGTCGTACCGCGCAGCGATACGTATGACGGGATTGCATGGAAAGGCGCAGGTATTGCGGCTGCACTGGCGCTGGCTTTCACTGCCGTCGTATTCCAATTCTATGAGGGCTGGGGACTGGGGTGGCTTCACACGGGATGGGGCACGGCCACGCTGGCGCTTGCCGCCGGCATAGCCGGAGGGGTATTAAGTGCTTTCGTACCGCCGATTGGACGGGTGCTTGCAGGTCGCGAGTGCATCATCCGGACGGTGCATCGCCGTGCGATGAAGGCATTCGTTGAAGAAGAGGTGTTCGCTACGCGGGAGCGCACCGGCGTCCTGATCTTCGTATCCCTATGGGAACATCGTATCGAAGTGCTTGGCGATGCGGGCATCAATGCAAGGGTGTCCGCGGATGACTGGACAGATATGGTGGCGCGCATCCGGGACGGGGTACGAAGCGGTCACTTTGCGGACGGCCTGATCGATGCGATCGGCATGTGCGGGACGTTACTCGAAGGCAGCGGCGTCGAGCGGCGCGACGACGATTCCAATGAATTGTCCGATGCGCTGCGGGTGGAATCGTAGCCGAAACCAAACCGCTGCCAGAGTTGCGCCGCCGCCGGATTATGCATCAGCGCCAGGAAGCGCAGGGCGTCTTCCTGAAGCGCACTACCCGACACAACCGCCGCCGTGTACCGTATCTGTGGATCGCACCGTTCCGAAACCACATCCTCCACCTGTAATTTCGGCGCCATGGCGGCGTCGGAAGCATACACGATAGCCGAGCCCGCCGCCCCTGCCTCTACGGCGGCAACCGCCGCGCGAACATCAAGCGTCGGCACGAGACGAGGCGCGAGTATGGCCCACCGGCCTTCGCACAGCAACGCCTCCCGTGCATACATCCCCGCGGGCACATGTTCCGGGTCGGCCAGCGCAATGCGTTCGTTTTCGGAAGGATTTCCATTCTGACGCCGGACCTGTACAAGCCGATTGGCGACAGGTAGTTCGACGGGCGGCGAAATGCGGCGTTTTGCATACAGGTATTCCGTCCAGTCGGGGTGTGCGGATACGAACAGGTCGGCGCCTGCCCCACGCTCGATCTGACGGGCAAGCAGCGAACTGCCGGCCACATTCACCGTGACCCGCACGCCCCCCGGCATGACGCGAAACGTATCGGCCAGGGCTTCCATGACATCCGTCAGCGAAGCCGCGGCATATACGTCGAGGGCGCGGGCTTGCGGCGGGGGTCGGCATCCCGTCAGGAGCACCCCGACACACCACAGCAAAGCAAACCCGGAAATCAGGCGAGGCGCAGAACCTTTCGGAAACCGGCTATCAGGATGCTTCCGCATTCTCGCGAATAGTGCGTATCCAGGCTTCGGCTTGCCGCTCATATACAGAACCGTCTTCAGCCAGGGCCACGACTCGACCGAATTGCTCCAGGGCTTCGTTGATCCGGTTGATGCGCAGCAGAAAAACGGCCCGGTTGTAATTGGCGGCGAGATGATCCGGGTCCTGTTCGAGGGCCAGGTTCGTTTGCCGGATCGCTTCCATGGGATTTTGCGGATCGTACTGATAGGCCCAGCCAAGATCGGCCCGTATATCCACATCGTCCGGGTTCTGTTCGAGCACCTTGCCGAATGCCTCGATGGCAAGTAGCGCCACGTCGGTCTTGCGCTCATTATAGACCGCTTCCATCCATGCATACAAAAGCGTGCCGGCATGCCGCCAGTCGGCCGTCATCCCGGTACGGCGGGCCAGGCGCTGTTGCTCGATGGCAGCCCGGTCGATGCGTCCGATCTCGGCCATGAAACGGACGAGTTCCCGCTGCGCCTCCAGGGTTATGGTTCCGTTTCCAGAGCGTACCAGCGCCTGAAGCGAATCCACCACGGGAGCATACTGACCGGCGACAGGAATAGACTCGAACTCATCGATTACGGCGGCGCTCCGCATTTCGGCAGGCATGGCGGCCGTGGGAGCCACTTCAGGCTGGACCTGCTGCCTGGACATCTCGGTGATCATGAAAAGGGCAATCACGATCAGCACAGGAATGCCCACCAGCATAGCCACCCGCACTCCGAGAGAGCCCAACCTCGCTTCTTCGGAAGTACCGGAAGCACCGGAATTTCCGGATTGCGGGGCGGCAACGGTGTCGGAACGCAACGATCCGCACAATTCGCACCGGTCAGTATCCGCCGCGATCCGGGCGCCGCAATCCATACAAACCAGGTTACCCATGGGATCGGCCCATCTCGCTTCCCTGGCTGAGCCTTACCGCCGTATCCACCCTGCTGCGCAGGCTTCTGGAAGGACGGAACATCGGCATATACCGCGCCGCGACCGGAACTTCCTCGTTCGTGCGCGGATTACGCGCCTTGCGAGGCTGCCGGTACTTGACATGGAAGGTCCCGAACCCCCGAAGTTCAATACCTTCCCCTGATTCCAGAGCCTCCGAAACACAGGAAATAAAGCCGTTGATGACCGCTTCCGTTTCAATTCTGGTCATTCCCGTACCTGTGGCAATGCGTTCGATGATATCAGATTTCGTCACCGTCGTGGAAGGTTGTTTCAGAAAAATGCGATACGTCGTATACCCGCTTCCTTAACGCCGTGCCGGGCACGTCGTTTCCGGTGGTTCGGACTGCAACGCACGCCTGGTTCAGGAACAAGCATCCTGGGGAGGCATACGCCCTTCGTGGTGTTTCGGCGTCTTGCGCCGCACCGCCGCCACCCATTTCGCATGACGTACCGCCTATCGATTTACCCGATGATCCGTATTTCACCCGCCGTTTCGCTGTTTCTCATCGGTTTGTTGTCGGCGTCAAGCGGGCAGGCCCACCAACCATCGGACCCGATTTCGCTGCCATCGCACTCCGACTCGAAGAGGCAAAGCCCCAATCCAACTGTCCATTACGAAATGGACATCACCGTCCATCCGGACCGGCACGCCATGGAGGGCCGTCAGCGCCTTACATATACCAACACCTCTCCGGACACGCTCTCCCGCGTATTCTATCATCTCTATTTCAATGCCTTTCAGCCTCATTCCATGATGGCCGAAAGGAACCGGGAGTTGCCGGATCCCGACCCGCGTACGGCGCCCCGCATTTTTAACCTCGGGCCGGACGAAACAGGCTATCACCGCATCGAATCGCTTACACAGGACGGGAATACCGTTTCGCATCGGATATTCGACACCGTCATGGAGGTAACGTTGGCACAGCCCCTCCCACCGGGCGGGCAGGCCGTTTTCGACATGACGTTCGCTTCGCAAATTCCCCTCCAGACCCGCCGCAGCGGGCGGGACAGCCGGGAAGGAATCGATTATTCCATGACGCAATGGTATCCGAAACTCGCACAATACGATGCGCGCGGATGGCATGCAGACCCTTATGTCGGCCGGGAGTTTTACGCTCCGTTCGGAACCTTCGACGTACGCATCACCCTGCCTTCCGAATACATCGTCGGGGCCACGGGAACCCTGCGGAACCCGGACGAGGTCGGCCACGGCTATGTAAGCGATTCGCTAAATATGGATATCCCTGCGGCGCAAACCGATTCGCTGACCTGGCATTTTTTCGCGGAAAATGTCCATGACTTCGCCTGGTCCGCCGACCCGGACTACATCCATGATGTACTCGAAACGGAGGCGGGCTACACGATTCACCTGCTCTACCAGCCGGATGTAGCCGAGGTATGGCAAACGCTCCACGAAGCCGCCCCGAAGATTATGGCGTTCTTCGAGGAACGCTACGGTCCCTATCTCTATCCGCAGATGACCATTGCGCAAGGTGGAGACGGCGGGATGGAATACCCGATGATTACCCTCGTAACGGGTAGGCGCTCTCCCCCCTCCCTCCATGGCGTAACGGCCCACGAAGTGGCGCATATGTGGTTTTACGGAATGATCGGGTCGAACGAAGCCGACCATGCGTGGATGGATGAAGGATTCACGAATTACGCAACGCGTGAAGCGCTGGCGCACCTTCGCGGACAACCGCGGCCGTCGCATGCGGGCGCGCTGGCCGGGGTCCTGAACATGAAGCGCCTGGGGCTCTTCGAGCCGTTGAACACCCCCAGTGACTGGTTCGATACGAACGTCGCCTACGGCGTGTCCTCCTATTCCGGGGGCGCAATGATGCTCGATATGCTGGGCTACGTCATCTCCGATTCGTTGCGTGACCGGTTTCTGCTCGAATACCACCGGCGGTTCGCGTTCCGGCACGCCGGTCCACACGATGTGGAGCACGTAGCCGAGCAGGTATCGGGCATTCGCCTCGACTGGTATTTCCAGCAATTCGGGGACGTAAACTGGGAATTGGACTACGCGGTGCAGAGGTTCAGACAGACCCGGGACGGGACCGCATGGCGCACCACCATGACGCTGAAAAGGCTTGGGCGCGCCGTCATGCCCATCGATCTGCAAATCACGCTCGAAGACGGGTCGGTGCAGTGGGTGCATATCCCGCTGGGCATCATGCAGGGGCACAAGCCCGTTCCGGAGGACTGGATCGTGGCGGCCCCCTGGGCCTGGACCTCGCCGGAATACGCGCTGGAAGTCATGCTGCCGGTCAGGCCGCGCAGCGCCGAAATCGACCCGTACGTACGAACTCCGGAATCGGACCGGCTCAACAACACCACGGCGCGACCGATCGAAATTTCTTTCCTGAAACCCCCTTCCCCGAACATGCGCCGGTACAATTATGGATGGCGTCCTCTCGTACAGGTTTCACAATTCTGGGGTCTCGGTGCAGGGGTGCAATACCGCGGGGCGTATCCCCTCACCGGAAAAGAAAGAAAGGGTATGGTGAAGATTTGGCCGCAGGTGCTCTTCAGCGGAGGAAACGAACCGGACGTCAGTTATTTCCTGGCGGATCACGAGCCGTCGAATCTTAGAGCGCTCAACGGCATCGATTACGACTTCTCTAACTCGGAAGAGTATCTGAAGGGCTACATGATAAAGTGGTCGGCCCGGGCACAGAAACAGTTGGGCGTTGACCAGAACGACTTATGGGTGTCCTTTTCGGATCCGGACGATCTCCTGCTCCCGAGAAGCCGCCGCCTTACGGTCGGCGTAAACGGCCGTTTCCTGACAAGCGACCGCGCCAGAACCCGGTACACGTCCAGCCTCCACCTGCAGGACATGCTTTCCGTCTACTGGCATCTGGAAGGAGCAAGCGACTGGTACCGATACGCCCTTTTCGTGGAAACAGGTGTGGAAGACGATGGGCCCTACACGGCCAACCGGATGTCGATGGATCTAGCTGTCGGCAT is a window from the Bacteroidetes bacterium SB0662_bin_6 genome containing:
- the modB gene encoding molybdate ABC transporter permease subunit, yielding MLTLAEWEAVGLSLRVAAVAVLITAPIGVALAYLLARNRLPLSFVVENLVQLPLVLPPVVTGWVLLILLSPESVFGGWLEATFGLRIAFGWFGAAVAAGIIAFPLMVQTMRVGFEQIDPSWEEAGYVYGGTRAAVFRHVTAPLAGRAIAAGIVLAFARALGEFGATIVLAGNIPSETRTLPLAIFTEIHRMGGELAVLRLVLVAILLSAASLTVHALLRRRLPSRTDRPGT
- a CDS encoding M1 family metallopeptidase, producing the protein MTYRLSIYPMIRISPAVSLFLIGLLSASSGQAHQPSDPISLPSHSDSKRQSPNPTVHYEMDITVHPDRHAMEGRQRLTYTNTSPDTLSRVFYHLYFNAFQPHSMMAERNRELPDPDPRTAPRIFNLGPDETGYHRIESLTQDGNTVSHRIFDTVMEVTLAQPLPPGGQAVFDMTFASQIPLQTRRSGRDSREGIDYSMTQWYPKLAQYDARGWHADPYVGREFYAPFGTFDVRITLPSEYIVGATGTLRNPDEVGHGYVSDSLNMDIPAAQTDSLTWHFFAENVHDFAWSADPDYIHDVLETEAGYTIHLLYQPDVAEVWQTLHEAAPKIMAFFEERYGPYLYPQMTIAQGGDGGMEYPMITLVTGRRSPPSLHGVTAHEVAHMWFYGMIGSNEADHAWMDEGFTNYATREALAHLRGQPRPSHAGALAGVLNMKRLGLFEPLNTPSDWFDTNVAYGVSSYSGGAMMLDMLGYVISDSLRDRFLLEYHRRFAFRHAGPHDVEHVAEQVSGIRLDWYFQQFGDVNWELDYAVQRFRQTRDGTAWRTTMTLKRLGRAVMPIDLQITLEDGSVQWVHIPLGIMQGHKPVPEDWIVAAPWAWTSPEYALEVMLPVRPRSAEIDPYVRTPESDRLNNTTARPIEISFLKPPSPNMRRYNYGWRPLVQVSQFWGLGAGVQYRGAYPLTGKERKGMVKIWPQVLFSGGNEPDVSYFLADHEPSNLRALNGIDYDFSNSEEYLKGYMIKWSARAQKQLGVDQNDLWVSFSDPDDLLLPRSRRLTVGVNGRFLTSDRARTRYTSSLHLQDMLSVYWHLEGASDWYRYALFVETGVEDDGPYTANRMSMDLAVGMPIGPFTGSVRLFFGGGEPDVLSPDKRFRFGGVSIEDQWNDAAYRTVEGLFEEPFRDAPWVAFGAPGPVAYMRQTEPYAHSEHIHHDQDTDAHAHRNGDSDIHPDEENIPFSVTEMTAFSARLLTPRLQGPALLRPLRLELFMGIGHVGDLNEEERDERRKRTLMDAGIGVRYDLNRLRGFDRWVRQSDFLSDLVLVARFPLWANDYEYADSDAPFAFRWLLGVQLDRLPWD
- a CDS encoding integration host factor subunit beta — protein: MTRIETEAVINGFISCVSEALESGEGIELRGFGTFHVKYRQPRKARNPRTNEEVPVAARYMPMFRPSRSLRSRVDTAVRLSQGSEMGRSHG
- the modA gene encoding molybdate ABC transporter substrate-binding protein, whose amino-acid sequence is MPARFCMHGWKRSIMSARPTWRYLPSRHSARCSNRTRTMWIYGPILAGPISTIRKIPWKRSGKRTWPSNRTRIISPPITTGPFFCCASTGSTKPWSNSVESWPWLKTVLYMSGKPKPGYALFARMRKHPDSRFPKGSAPRLISGFALLWCVGVLLTGCRPPPQARALDVYAAASLTDVMEALADTFRVMPGGVRVTVNVAGSSLLARQIERGAGADLFVSAHPDWTEYLYAKRRISPPVELPVANRLVQVRRQNGNPSENERIALADPEHVPAGMYAREALLCEGRWAILAPRLVPTLDVRAAVAAVEAGAAGSAIVYASDAAMAPKLQVEDVVSERCDPQIRYTAAVVSGSALQEDALRFLALMHNPAAAQLWQRFGFGYDSTRSASDNSLESSSRRSTPLPSSNVPHMPIASIRPSAK